The nucleotide sequence TTTATTGCTTTTCTTTCTCTAGCCCTAAGCAGCATTGTCAACAAAACAACTGGTTTAATTATTTTCTTGGGGCTTTATATTGCTTTTCTTGGGCAGCTTGATAAAAAAGATTATCCGCTTTTTTCTTATCAAGCGCGCTTAAAAATATTTTTTTGGCTTCTGGCTTTTACGTGGTTTTTTTGGGTTTATAGTTTAAATCAATATTTGTCCTTCGGAGTTAGTTTGATTCTTCTGCTTAGCGGTTTTAGATTGCTTTTGCAAATAGCCAATAATGAAACAGCTTGTTTGGGGGACAATCTATTGCAAGACTTAATCTACTTATTTGCGATTGTTCAGTTTGCTTGGTTAGCGGTACTTTTGCCGTTAAACCCCTTTGGCCAAGCTCTTTTTCTTATGCTCTGGAGTCTTTACTTTAACGAAAGGTTTAGGGAAGACCTTTCAGAACAATCTCTTAAAACTATTCTTGCGCAAACATTGGTTATTATTGGTGTCTCTTTAGGTATTTTGATGCTGAAGTAAAAAACAAAAAAGCTGGTCTTAACGACCGGCTTTTTTGATATCTGTAATTTTTTTCAGTAGCTCGCCATAGACTATGGGGACTGCCCTCTGAAACTCTAGCAAGTTTTTGGTACTAAGTTTTTTTAAGACGAAATCCATGGCCTTGCTATTATTATCCATGGGGCGTGAGCCCAAACGTAAACGCCAATATGCCTTAGTTTTTAAATTCTGATTGATGGAGATTACTCCCTTATGCCCAGCAGTATCCTTATCCCAAGAGAATTTATAATCTAGTAATGGTAAATCCGTGTCGTCATGGACAACCATTAAATGGTCTAGATCTGTTTTGAGATAATTAAGCAGTGATTTAAGCGAGTTGCCGCTTTCGTTCATATAGCCGTTTCTTTTTACTAAAATCAAAGGGAAATTTACCCCGACATTTTCTGGCTCCAACCTCAAAAGCAGGAACTGCTTTTTATAGGCGAATTGCCAATCTTCTTTTAATGCTAATGTTTTGGCCAGAGAATCTAAAAATAACCAGCCCAAATTATGGTAAGTATTTTTATAAGAAGTGCCCTTGTTGCCTAAACCATAAATAACCCAAGTTTGATTATCCATTTTAGTTAATTATTTGGGCGATATAGGATTGAATGGCAGAATAATTATTAATGCCAGCTTTAGGCACCAAAACATAGCCATAGCCGGTATCTGTAGTAATGGTAGAGGAAACCAAAAGGGGATTAGGT is from Candidatus Paceibacterota bacterium and encodes:
- the pth gene encoding aminoacyl-tRNA hydrolase, whose protein sequence is MDNQTWVIYGLGNKGTSYKNTYHNLGWLFLDSLAKTLALKEDWQFAYKKQFLLLRLEPENVGVNFPLILVKRNGYMNESGNSLKSLLNYLKTDLDHLMVVHDDTDLPLLDYKFSWDKDTAGHKGVISINQNLKTKAYWRLRLGSRPMDNNSKAMDFVLKKLSTKNLLEFQRAVPIVYGELLKKITDIKKAGR